The segment GGAGAAAACGAACCTATCGGTATACTCCTTTGTGCCGAGAAAAATAATGCTGTTGTAAAGTTCACATTACCGGAAGGACAAAAGCAGATATACATTTCCAAATATATCCCTTATCTGCCTACAGAAGAAGAGTTAAGGACTGAAATTTTGCGTGAAAAAGAGTTGATCGAATTGGAAATAAAACTGAGCAAGGACAAAAAATGAATCGTATAGCCATGGCAATTAAAAATCGCTTAAGTCTTCGCCTACCGCAGGCAGATAGTCTCAATATGCTAGCAGAGTTGACTGATAAACTGACCCTTCAGAAAAATGGCGATTTATCTATTGCACTAGAAATAGTCAAAAATGCCTATCCTACCTGTACCGATTTTGAGAGAAATTTCCCGTCAATTTGTTTTTCGCTGGCCACCGGGGTTGGCAAGACCCGACTTATGGGGGCTTTCGTAGTTTACCTGTATTTGTCAAAAGGCATGAGAAACTTTTTTGTTTTGGCTCCCAATATCACCATTTATAACAAATTGATTGAAGATTTCTCCAATCCCACCAGTCCAAAATATGTATTTCAGGGTATCGGTGAGTTTGTTCACAGACAACCACATATTATTACAGGCGATAATTATAACGAAATTCGTCAGACAAAAATGTTCAAATCTGATATCCATATCAGCATTTTTAATATATCCAAGATAAATGCCGAAACGAAAGGTGGCAAACTTCCACGCGTAAAAAGGCTTTCAGAATACCTGGGTGATTCTTATTTTAATTACCTCGCCGGTCTTGATGATCTGGTTTTGTTGATGGACGAATCTCATCATTACCGTGCAGACAGGGGGATGCAGGTTATTAATGAATTAAACCCGATTTTAGGATTAGAAGTTACAGCTACTCCACAGATAGAACGAAGCGGAGGTACTATCAAATTTAAAAATGTCGTCTATGAATATTCGTTAGCTAAAGCTATTCAAGATGGATTTGTAAAGGAACCAGCAGTAGCTACCAGAAAGGATTTCAATCCTGCACAATACTCCAATGAAGAATTGGATAGAATAAAACTGGAAGACGGTATACGAATTCATGAAGACACGAAAGTAGCGTTGGATATTTACGCAAGGAATAGTAAGGAAAAACGGGTCAAGCCGTTTGTATTGGTTGTTGCTCAGCATACAGAACATGCAAATGACCTGAAAAAGTTAATAACCTCAAGTTCATTCTTTCATGGTGATTATGCAGATAAGGTAATGGAGATTCATTCGAATCAGTCCGGGGAAGAAAAAGATGAGAATATTGAGAAGTTGATTTCTTTAGAAAATCCTGAAAACAAGATAGAAATTGTAATCCACGTTAACATGTTAAAAGAGGGCTGGGACGTAACGAATCTTTACACAATCATCCCCCTGCGGACAGCGACATCATTGACCTTACGAGAACAAACTATTGGTAGAGGGCTACGATTGCCTTATGGGAAAAGGACGGGAAACGACAAAGTAGATAAATTGACGATTGTAGCTCATGATAAATTCCAGGAAATAGTAGATGGGGCAAATAAACCTGATTCTATCATTAATCGGCAAAATATTATTGTAATTGATACACAAGAATTAAATGAGCAAAAAGAAGTTATTACCTCTGTTTCAAGCATTGAACAGAAGTTCGAAGAGGAACAAAAAAGGATAAATAATATTACTGAACCGGAAAGCAGGCAGAAAGCACTGATCAATCTGGAGCTACAAAAGACGATCCTTTCAACCCTTCCGGAAATGAGCAATGCAGTTAAAAATGTTCATGAATTAACGAGGTTTGAAATTAAACAGATCGCATTAGAGAAGATAAAACAGAAGATTTATAGTTCTCCGCAAAAAAATTTATTTGCCGCAGAGATGGTAAAGGAGGTTGAAGCTGCATATGAAACGGTAGTAAATGAGTTTGTAAGAAATATTATAGAAATTCCACGGATTACTATCCAACCAGGTAATGAAATAAAGTCTGGCTTCAGGGATTTTAATCTGGACACAAAAAGTCTTAATTATCAGCCAGTATCGGAAGAAATATTAATAAGGAAACTTCGCGAGCAGGAGAACTGCCTAGAAATTCTGAATGGGATAGACAAAGGGAGAATTATCATTGATAAGCCTGAGAATCTCATAGTGAATGAGCTTGTGAACTATCCGGAAATAGATTACGATACACAAGCGGATTTGTTATTTAGATTAGCACAACAAGCTGCCGGAAAATTCAAAACATATCTTGATGATAATATGTGTATGAACGTTGTCCAGTATCATAAAAAAGAAATTGGAAAGTATATTCATTCACAGTTAATGCAACATTTTTATTATGAAGCACCGGGCTATGAAAAACCTGTTGTAAAGCCATTTACAAGGATTGAAGAACATAACTTTTCAAAATATACAAAAGACAGCATGCATCATTTTACAGAAACAATTACTCCAACAAGTGCCATTCCTGGTAAAGTATTTAGTGGTTTTAGAAAGGCTTGTCATAACCTGTATAAGTTTGATTCTAAAACAGAGAAGGATTTTGCCTCTATCTTAGAGCAAGATAAGTCTGTCCTTAAGTGGATGAGGCCGGCTTTGAATCAATTCATGATATATTGGAAGCACAATTCGAAACAATACATTCCCGATTTTGTTGTGGAGACTGTTGATTCAATTTATATGGTGGAAACAAAAAAAGAGGGAGATATCGAATTAACGGATATTAAAGAAAAAGCTCAAGCAGCCTATCAATATTGTAAGTATGCGACTGAATATACCAATCAAAATGGAGGAAAACCATGGAAATATATCTTGATTCCCCACAATGCGATAATGATAAATATGGGTTTTGTAACACTTGTGATGATGTATGAGTATCATCAATAAGATTCATTATCGAAATTTGATAAAATATTGATAGAGAGAAATAGAAATTTTTGCAAACGAAATAATAAAGGCAAAGAAAAGATTAATGCAAAAGGGGTAATTATATCTATTGGAGAGTAAAAGGGTCACATCTTAAATATTCAGTTTTAATCTTTTTTGCCTCTATTTTTATAAAAACTCAGGTAGCGTCCAATTACAATTAATACTTAATTTTTAAGATGTGACTCTCTTTCTCTGATATATTCTATTTTCAAGGTCTGACCCTAAACACTCATTTAAGATGTGTCCCTCTGACCCACTTAGAATTTAGTAGACCCTAATTAATAAAAAGTGTTCATTTTTTAAAATACGAGTAAAAAATTGAACACTATAGAGGTTGGTTGACTTTCCTAAACTAAATTGTGATAATTAAAAAAGATTTTAGATAATTAGTTCGCAATATTGGAGATGAGTAGATGAAAATTCAAGTAATTTTAGAACCAAGCAATGAAGGTGGGTTTACAGCAATTGTTCCATCACTTCCCGGCTGTATAAGTGAAGGCAATACCAAAGAGGAAGCATTAAAAAATATTAGAGAAGCCATTGAACTCTATCTCGAACCAGTCGATGATGATCAGAGGTTTACTCCAAATGCACAGGTCTTAGAAATTTCCTTATGACAAAAGTTCCGAGTTTGAATTACGGGCAGGTTATCAATGCTTTACATCGTGATGGATGGGTTATTGTTCGTCAAAAAGGTAGTCACATACGTTTACAAAAACATGCAATGGAAAAAACGTTAAAACTTACAGTTCCAGCCCACAATCCTATAAAGAGGTCTACACTCTGGTGTTGTTTTCTCATCCAATTTGAATTGGCTTCCAACAAATGCAAACATCCAAGCCATAGTCCTGAAAAGCTGTCTATCCTGTAAATAAGCGCCTGTTCCGAATCACGCCCGGTGTGATCCGCTCCCGGTTCAGGAAAATCAAAGATATACACATCCCTCAAGGCAATCAAAATCCTTCGGAATGGTCATAAAAATCCCAAATGTAAAATTTATTGCCTATAGCATCAAGAGTAGTATATAATTTGAAATATTTCTTTTATTGATACCTCTTAATTCATTCACCTATTTAAAGTAAAATCAACCCTTTTAAAAAGGAAGATTGATTATGAAATTACTCAATTATCGAATTTTACTCAGAAAAGAACCAGAGGGTGGCTATACGGTAATTGTCCCTACTTTACCAGGCTGTATTACCTACGGAGATACTATTGAAGAAGCAATCAAAATGGCAAAAGACGCAATCGAGCTTTATATAGAAAGCTTGAAAATACACGGTGAAGAAATACCTACAGAGGAAGATACCTTAGAATATACTTTAACGATAAAATCTCATGACTAAACTTCCTCTTCTTACTTCTCAACAGGTTATTAAACTTATTGAAAGAAAAGGGTTTATTTTGATAGAACAAAAGGCAGCCATCATATTTACTACCACCCGGAAAATAAAAGAAGAGTTGTTGTACCATTTCATAAAAAAGACCTGCCTAAAGGAACTTTGCATGAAATTTTAAAACAAGCAGGTATAAGCAGGGAAGAAATACAAGAACTTATGAAATAATAATGCTATATATTCAAATTAGTAGAAATTAGGAAAAACCTTATTATGTCTATACAGAAAATTTGTTATGCATTAAAAACAACATCTTTAAGAAAAGTAAAAAGAGGTTTGAGAAATTTTATCATAGTTCTGGCTGCATTCCCGATGACAGGCCATTTTCACTGCTATGGGAAAGAGTGGGAAAACCCTACACCTGACCTGTTTAAGGCATCTCAGCAGGCCTCGGTATTCTATCTCGATAACGGTATGGAAGTTATCCTCATTGAGAACCATGCAAACCCAATGATTGCAGCAGTTACCCTCGTTAAAACCGGCAGCCGCAATGAAGACGCCGCCAGCAACGGGACAGCCCATTTTCTTGAACACCTGCTCTTTAACGGCACAAAAAACCGCACACAGGAAAAAATCTACAGCGAGATGGATTTTTACGGTGGTTATAATAACGCTCACACTGCAAGGGATTATACGAATTATATGATTCTTATGCCGAAAGAATACATTGCCCAGGGTATGGACATCCAGGCGGATATGTTGTTTAACTCCACCCTTCCTCCGGAAAAGTTTGAAAAGGAGCGCGGCATTGTAATCGAAGAAATCGGCAAAAGCCTGAACCAGCCAACGTATCAGGTACAAAATTATTTTCACAGGACATTCTTTGCCGGTACACCTTACGAACGTCCTGTTCTCGGGACGATCTCTACCATCTCACATTTAAAACGTGAGCATGTACTCGCATATTATCAAACCTGGTATGTACCCAACAATATGACCTTGATGGTAATCGGTGATTTTTCAATCCCTGACATCATGGAGCTGGTGAAGGAAAAATATGGACCATATCCCCCGGGACCACTTCCTGAACATAAACCCGTACAACCTGAACAACCATCACATTTGCATACTGTCAGGATAGATGCGGCTGAAGAACTTCCGGAAGATCGTCAGTATCTTACGGTGGCTTACCTGCTGCAATCACCCGTTTCAATAAACATCCCCGCATTGGAACTCCTGGCAGAATTTCTCGGAGGCAGAGAAACCTCTGTACTGAAAACACTTTTCAAACAGAAACCTTACCTTGGCATGGTCAACAATATCAATGCAGACATGCATTTTAACCGTGATTTTTCAACCCTGCAGATTTCTGCAGAACTCCCCCTGGATGCCAATGTGGATAAGGTCATTGAATTAATTGTGCAAAGCGTAGAGAGTATGGCACATAAACCTGTACCTGACAGCGAGATAACATCAATTTTGACTGCACATCAAATACAGGAAATTTACCTCCGGGAGCAACTCCATTACTATGCCATGATGAAATCAGGCTATCTTGCAGCAGGTGGCTATTCCTTTCTTCAGAACTATACAGACAGGCTTATGCAAGTAAAGCCGCTTTCCGTTCTGGAGGTTGCAAAACAACAGGTACAGACCAAAATACCGGTTGTTATCCTGATATCACCTTCCCGTCGTGCTGCCACTGCTACAGAAACAGGATCGTCAAATCAATATCATAAGGAAACCCTGGAGAACGGACTGACTGTGGCGGTAAAGGAAAACAAGGACAGCCGGGTTATCGGTATCCACCTCCTAGCCAGGGAACGCAGCTTAAGCGAAGGCAAGGACAGATGGGGAATGACAGAAATTTTACAGCGGATGCTCATCATGGGTGGTACAGAAAACCATCCGGAAATGGAGCTAAACCAGGCTTTTGAATCCATCGGTGCTGAGTTGAAATTATATGATAATCCCTATATCCCTTTCGACGATTATTACCACACACCACAATTCGCTTATATTCGTTTAAAACTGATTGATGTTTTTTTTGAAAAAGGACTGAAACTGCTTGCCGGCATGGTATCAAAACCGCGACTTACAAGAGAGGTCTTTGAACAGGCAAGAAAACAAGTTATATCACTTTCAGCAGCAGATGCTTTGAGTACACCGGTAGTCGCCAGCCGGCTTTTATATGATACCCTGTTTGCAGAAAATCCCGGCTTCGGCTGGTTACTCGGCGATACAAAAAAACTTGAACAGCTTCAGTTAAAGGAGATACAGGAATTTCAACGTAAATTTTATAACCCCGCAAACCTGATACTGGTTATTTCAGGCAATTTGTCCGGGGAAGAGGTGATGAAGCTGGTTAAAAAATACCTTGGTGGAACCTGGGGGGAAAGTGGATGGCAGCCACAGGAGTTCACACCGCAATTTCGTAAACCTGACACTACGGTACGTAAAAAGTTAGGTAAACCACAGTCACATATCTCCCTCACCAGTACCTTTGAGGTGAAGGAAGAGGACAGGCCTGCGCTGGATATTCTTGGCAGTCTTTTTTCTGACCGGCTCACATTCAATCTACGTGAGAGGCAGGGGCTTGCCTACACCATTGGTACAGGTTTTAAAAAATATCGGGATAGCCAGTGGTACACAATTACCATGGGCACACGGCCTGAGAATATAGAACGTGCTGTTGCCGGTATTAAGGAAGAAATTTCTACTATACGGAAAACAACCTTTGATACTGATGAAGTGGAGAAGACAATCAACGCTGTGATGGGACGCCGTAGCATGAGACGGCTGGACCGAGTCAACCAGGCATATTACATAAGTATGGAACTGCTTGACGGTAGATCTCCGGAAGCAGATGACCTCTATCATGAGAAGTTGAAGAAGGTTATGCCCCGGGATCTGGAACACCTTGTGAAAAAGGTCTTTAAGGATGACAACTATCTTATAGTAATCGTGGAATAAAGTATATACCTTAATCCGCTATAAGCTAAATATCACATGTTCAGGATAGTATTAAGATTGCTTCGTAGCGGAGTTTGCCTTGAGTAAAAACGAATGCGATCCTCGCAATGACCATTGAGAAATGTCATTGCAAGCACACAAGCAATCTCTTCCCCTCAATTTTTCAGCTTTTCGTTATATCTTTAAATACACCTTCTATTCTTACAGGATCTCCATTTTTGCCACGTACCAGATTACAGGTTCTTTCCGAAATAAATCGTTCACCGTTTTTCTTCTTCCAATATGATATAAAATTCTTCCATATATTTTCTTTTTCCAATTTCTCAATGACTTCTTTTTCATCATCTGGGTTAACACAAATATCCTTAACCCGTGCTCCAATTACTTCTGATGGTGAGCTATACCCGAGTATTTCTGCCCCTGCCTGATTAATCCAGGTAAATACCCCGTTTTCTGTAGGTTCACACTGATAAATCCCTTCCTTTAATGAATTCAGCAGCTGCCGGTAATCTTTTTCAAATGCCGGTATCTCCTCTTCTGATCCCTTTCGTTCCTCAACGTCCCTGAATATTCCATCTATCCGGACAGGATTACCTCTCTCATCATTAACCAGACTCGCCGTCCGCTCCATAAAAAACTTTTCACCATTCTTTCTTTTACACAGAGATGTAAAATACTTCAAAATCCCTTCTTTCTTCAACTTTTTAATCAATTCTTTCCGGTCAATGGGATTGACATAGATATTCTTAACCCGTGTTCCGATTACTTCTGATGGCGAGCTATACCCGAGTATTTCTGCCCCTGCCTGATTAATCCAGGTAAATACCCCGTTTTCTGTAGGTTCACACTGATAAATCCCCTCCTTTAATGAATTCAGCAGTTGCCGGTAATGCTTTTCCGACTCCTGTAACTTAATTTCTAATTTCTTTCGTGCTGTAATATCTCTGAATATTCCATCAATCCGTACCGGATTGCCCTTTTCATCCCTCGACAGGCTTGATGTGCGTTCCATATAAAATTGTTTGCCGTTTTTCCTCTTACAAAGCGAGGAGAACTCCTTCCATACCCCATCCCTCAGGAGCTTCTCCACCACTGCTTTACGGTCTTCCGGGTTAACATACATATCCTTTACCGGTGTTCCGATCACTTCACCGGGTGACGAATATCCAAGGATTTCTGCCCCGGCCTGATTCATCCACAGGAATACTCCATCTACCTTTGGCTCTGATTGATAAACCCCTTCCCTGAGTGAATCAAAGAGTAGCCGATATCGTCTCTCTGATTCTATAATCTCTGCCTCTGCTTTTTTCCTTTCCGAAATATCTCTGAATACCCCATAGATTGCAATGTTATTTCCCTGCTCATCCTTCAGAAGACTGCTCGTACGCTCTGCATAGAAACTCTCTCCGTTTTTTCTCTTGCTCAATGATACAAATTCCCTCCATACCCCCTCTCTTTCCAGTTTCTCGCATAATTTTCTCCTGTCATTAGGATTCACATAGATATTTTTTACCTTCATCCCTATAACCTCTTCCGGAGAGTCATATCCCAGTATCTCTGCCCCTGCCTGGTTAACGAAGGTAAATACTCCATCCACTCCAGGCTCTGACTTATAAACACCTTCCTTGATTGAATTAAATATCTCCCGGTATCTTTTCTCAGATGTTATGATCTCCTTCGTTTTCTCTTCAAGGGATTTAGCCATAGCATTGAAGGAATTCGCCAATTCTCCAATCTCGTTTTCCCTTTGAATATTTACCCGTTGCGATAAATCTCCCGACGACATCTTCCTTGTTACTTCTGTA is part of the Candidatus Jettenia sp. AMX2 genome and harbors:
- a CDS encoding DEAD/DEAH box helicase family protein — encoded protein: MNRIAMAIKNRLSLRLPQADSLNMLAELTDKLTLQKNGDLSIALEIVKNAYPTCTDFERNFPSICFSLATGVGKTRLMGAFVVYLYLSKGMRNFFVLAPNITIYNKLIEDFSNPTSPKYVFQGIGEFVHRQPHIITGDNYNEIRQTKMFKSDIHISIFNISKINAETKGGKLPRVKRLSEYLGDSYFNYLAGLDDLVLLMDESHHYRADRGMQVINELNPILGLEVTATPQIERSGGTIKFKNVVYEYSLAKAIQDGFVKEPAVATRKDFNPAQYSNEELDRIKLEDGIRIHEDTKVALDIYARNSKEKRVKPFVLVVAQHTEHANDLKKLITSSSFFHGDYADKVMEIHSNQSGEEKDENIEKLISLENPENKIEIVIHVNMLKEGWDVTNLYTIIPLRTATSLTLREQTIGRGLRLPYGKRTGNDKVDKLTIVAHDKFQEIVDGANKPDSIINRQNIIVIDTQELNEQKEVITSVSSIEQKFEEEQKRINNITEPESRQKALINLELQKTILSTLPEMSNAVKNVHELTRFEIKQIALEKIKQKIYSSPQKNLFAAEMVKEVEAAYETVVNEFVRNIIEIPRITIQPGNEIKSGFRDFNLDTKSLNYQPVSEEILIRKLREQENCLEILNGIDKGRIIIDKPENLIVNELVNYPEIDYDTQADLLFRLAQQAAGKFKTYLDDNMCMNVVQYHKKEIGKYIHSQLMQHFYYEAPGYEKPVVKPFTRIEEHNFSKYTKDSMHHFTETITPTSAIPGKVFSGFRKACHNLYKFDSKTEKDFASILEQDKSVLKWMRPALNQFMIYWKHNSKQYIPDFVVETVDSIYMVETKKEGDIELTDIKEKAQAAYQYCKYATEYTNQNGGKPWKYILIPHNAIMINMGFVTLVMMYEYHQ
- a CDS encoding type II toxin-antitoxin system HicB family antitoxin; its protein translation is MKIQVILEPSNEGGFTAIVPSLPGCISEGNTKEEALKNIREAIELYLEPVDDDQRFTPNAQVLEISL
- a CDS encoding type II toxin-antitoxin system HicB family antitoxin, yielding MKLLNYRILLRKEPEGGYTVIVPTLPGCITYGDTIEEAIKMAKDAIELYIESLKIHGEEIPTEEDTLEYTLTIKSHD
- a CDS encoding pitrilysin family protein, with amino-acid sequence MSIQKICYALKTTSLRKVKRGLRNFIIVLAAFPMTGHFHCYGKEWENPTPDLFKASQQASVFYLDNGMEVILIENHANPMIAAVTLVKTGSRNEDAASNGTAHFLEHLLFNGTKNRTQEKIYSEMDFYGGYNNAHTARDYTNYMILMPKEYIAQGMDIQADMLFNSTLPPEKFEKERGIVIEEIGKSLNQPTYQVQNYFHRTFFAGTPYERPVLGTISTISHLKREHVLAYYQTWYVPNNMTLMVIGDFSIPDIMELVKEKYGPYPPGPLPEHKPVQPEQPSHLHTVRIDAAEELPEDRQYLTVAYLLQSPVSINIPALELLAEFLGGRETSVLKTLFKQKPYLGMVNNINADMHFNRDFSTLQISAELPLDANVDKVIELIVQSVESMAHKPVPDSEITSILTAHQIQEIYLREQLHYYAMMKSGYLAAGGYSFLQNYTDRLMQVKPLSVLEVAKQQVQTKIPVVILISPSRRAATATETGSSNQYHKETLENGLTVAVKENKDSRVIGIHLLARERSLSEGKDRWGMTEILQRMLIMGGTENHPEMELNQAFESIGAELKLYDNPYIPFDDYYHTPQFAYIRLKLIDVFFEKGLKLLAGMVSKPRLTREVFEQARKQVISLSAADALSTPVVASRLLYDTLFAENPGFGWLLGDTKKLEQLQLKEIQEFQRKFYNPANLILVISGNLSGEEVMKLVKKYLGGTWGESGWQPQEFTPQFRKPDTTVRKKLGKPQSHISLTSTFEVKEEDRPALDILGSLFSDRLTFNLRERQGLAYTIGTGFKKYRDSQWYTITMGTRPENIERAVAGIKEEISTIRKTTFDTDEVEKTINAVMGRRSMRRLDRVNQAYYISMELLDGRSPEADDLYHEKLKKVMPRDLEHLVKKVFKDDNYLIVIVE
- a CDS encoding PAS domain S-box protein, with amino-acid sequence MYFSIKRRLIFLLITFTLLPFVLLRVVAYPRVQSDLREIIIRNLDGIGQKQAELVTNWIHERMMNVRAIAMNPFMAKGAAVTSKDKDYGNIVQFLEVVKNEFGYKGILVSNGSGIITVATEGERIGNDISGTDYFEEAFRGKTYVSGIVPSEIPLISEYGEKELGLPTMFVSSPLRDNDGYITGIVALRIDATKLNDLMLSLNLGRTGETYLVNKEGYMLTESRFAGHLREMGLIKKRCALELKPVNQETGKLTTGIQQCISGINGFDAEGYKDYCGVIVLGVWRWLPEFNWGIITEIDKDEGYGVVYNLNYIVTAVLLILAFPFVLVAYLVGKKLSIPIIELTEVTRKMSSGDLSQRVNIQRENEIGELANSFNAMAKSLEEKTKEIITSEKRYREIFNSIKEGVYKSEPGVDGVFTFVNQAGAEILGYDSPEEVIGMKVKNIYVNPNDRRKLCEKLEREGVWREFVSLSKRKNGESFYAERTSSLLKDEQGNNIAIYGVFRDISERKKAEAEIIESERRYRLLFDSLREGVYQSEPKVDGVFLWMNQAGAEILGYSSPGEVIGTPVKDMYVNPEDRKAVVEKLLRDGVWKEFSSLCKRKNGKQFYMERTSSLSRDEKGNPVRIDGIFRDITARKKLEIKLQESEKHYRQLLNSLKEGIYQCEPTENGVFTWINQAGAEILGYSSPSEVIGTRVKNIYVNPIDRKELIKKLKKEGILKYFTSLCKRKNGEKFFMERTASLVNDERGNPVRIDGIFRDVEERKGSEEEIPAFEKDYRQLLNSLKEGIYQCEPTENGVFTWINQAGAEILGYSSPSEVIGARVKDICVNPDDEKEVIEKLEKENIWKNFISYWKKKNGERFISERTCNLVRGKNGDPVRIEGVFKDITKS